From the genome of Streptomyces sp. NBC_01304:
GCCGCGGCTACCCCCGTGGCCAGCGGCTGCGCGTCCTCGGCGGGCTCGGCACCCCGGGCGGCCGCCTCGGCGGCGCGTACCAGGGACTCCAGGTCGTCCGTGGTGACGGCGGAGCGGGACACGACGCCGGAAGCGGTGCCCTCCTTGCCGTCGACCGTCGCGATCACGGTCAGCGTGCGCCCGCGCGTGACGCCGTTCGTGGTGAGCGCATTGCCCGCCCAGCGCAGATTGGCGGTCGACTCCTCGTCCGCGATGACGACGCACCCGTCGGCCTGCGACAGCTCGAGGGCACGCTCGACGATCTCGTGCGGCTTGGGTGTACGAGAGCTCATCGCCCGGCCTCCTGCGTGGTGTTGAGAATGTTGACGCCCTGGAAGAGCGCGGACGGGCAGCCGTGCGAGACCGCGGCGACCTGCCCGGGCTGGGCCTTGCCGCAGTTGAACGCGCCACCGAGGACGTACGTCTCCGGACCGCCGACCGCCGCCATCGAGCCCCAGAAGTCCGTGGTCGTCGCCTGGTACGCCACGTCGCGCAGCTGCCCGGCGAGCCGGCCGTTCTCGATCTTGAAGAAGCGCTGGCCGGTGAACTGGAAGTTGTAGCGCTGCATGTCGATCGACCACGAGCGGTCGCCGACGACGTAGATGCCGCGGTCGACCCCGGAGATCAGCTCGTCCGTCGAAGGGCCGTCGGGCGCCGGCTGCAGCGACACGTTCGCCATCCGCTGCACGGGCACATGGCCGGGGGAGTCGGCGAAGGCGCAGCCGTTGGAGCGCTCGAAGCCGGTGAGCTTCGCGATGCGCCGGTCCAGCTGATAGCCGACCAGGGTGCCGTCCTTCACCAGGTCCCAGGACTGGCCCTCGACGCCCTCGTCGTCGTACCCGACGGTCGCGAGGCCGTGCTCGGCGGTGCGGTCACCGGTGACGTTCATGATCTCGGAGCCGTACTTGAGCTTCCCGAGCTGGTCGAACGTCGCGAAGGAGGTGCCCGCGTACGCCGCCTCGTAGCCGAGGGCCCGGTCCAGCTCGGTGGCGTGCCCGATCGACTCGTGGATGGTCAGCCACAGGTTGGACGGGTCGACGACCAGGTCGTACGCCCCCGCCTCGACGCTCGGCGCCCGCATCTTCTCGGCCAGGAAGTCGGGGATCTGCGCGAGCTCCGCGTCCCAGTCCCA
Proteins encoded in this window:
- a CDS encoding TldD/PmbA family protein codes for the protein MPHSIDEAFTALPLRALADAALARARALGADHADFRFERVRSAAWRLRDARPSGSSDTTDLGYAVRVVHGGTWGFASGVDLTMDAAAKVASQAVAMAKLSAQVIAAAGSDERVELAAEPAHADKTWISAYEINPFEVPDEEKTGLLSEWSSRLLGADGVAHVDASLLTVQENKFYADTSGTVTTQQRVRLHPQLTAVAVDATTGEFDSMRTIAPPVGRGWEYLTGSVWDWDAELAQIPDFLAEKMRAPSVEAGAYDLVVDPSNLWLTIHESIGHATELDRALGYEAAYAGTSFATFDQLGKLKYGSEIMNVTGDRTAEHGLATVGYDDEGVEGQSWDLVKDGTLVGYQLDRRIAKLTGFERSNGCAFADSPGHVPVQRMANVSLQPAPDGPSTDELISGVDRGIYVVGDRSWSIDMQRYNFQFTGQRFFKIENGRLAGQLRDVAYQATTTDFWGSMAAVGGPETYVLGGAFNCGKAQPGQVAAVSHGCPSALFQGVNILNTTQEAGR